One Lachnospiraceae bacterium C1.1 genomic region harbors:
- a CDS encoding methionine ABC transporter ATP-binding protein — protein sequence MIKIENVRKSFKKTEVLRDISIDIDDGEIFGIIGQSGAGKSTLLRCINGLESYDGGNISVDGQKVDIKDKKALRLLQKRMGMIFQGFNLLERLDVYQNVALPMKFWGIKTNTPEAKEKILNLIRLVGLEEKVHAKPRELSGGQKQRVAIARALVLDPEFLLCDEATSALDPEITRGILSLLQKINREMGITIVVVTHQMEVVKQICQKVAFLSNGKVLAVGKPERLFVWPKEEEIRAFLREDSEKLPQSGVNLKLFFYGEGNQRPIVTQMAKELDAEFNICWARLEDFREDVYGSLVLNMDEKYLKKACRFLDSQNVTWELI from the coding sequence ATGATAAAGATTGAAAATGTCAGAAAATCTTTCAAAAAGACTGAGGTTTTGAGGGATATTTCCATTGATATTGATGATGGGGAAATATTCGGAATAATTGGCCAGTCCGGTGCAGGTAAATCAACGCTTCTTCGCTGTATAAACGGACTCGAGTCCTACGACGGCGGAAATATTTCTGTTGACGGACAGAAGGTTGATATAAAGGATAAAAAGGCACTTCGCCTTCTTCAGAAAAGAATGGGGATGATCTTTCAGGGATTTAATCTGCTGGAACGTCTTGATGTATATCAGAATGTGGCACTTCCGATGAAATTCTGGGGGATAAAGACAAATACCCCTGAGGCGAAGGAAAAAATACTGAATCTGATAAGGCTTGTCGGACTTGAGGAAAAGGTACATGCAAAGCCGAGGGAACTTTCAGGCGGGCAGAAGCAGAGAGTTGCGATAGCAAGGGCTCTTGTGCTTGATCCTGAATTTCTCCTTTGTGATGAAGCGACAAGTGCCCTCGATCCTGAGATAACGAGGGGGATTCTCTCACTTCTCCAGAAAATAAACAGGGAGATGGGTATTACAATAGTTGTTGTAACTCATCAGATGGAAGTCGTAAAGCAGATATGCCAGAAGGTCGCCTTTTTAAGCAATGGAAAGGTTCTTGCAGTAGGAAAACCGGAGCGGCTGTTTGTATGGCCCAAGGAAGAGGAAATCAGGGCATTCCTTAGGGAAGACAGCGAAAAACTTCCCCAAAGCGGCGTAAATCTAAAGCTTTTCTTTTATGGAGAGGGAAATCAGCGCCCGATAGTAACGCAGATGGCAAAAGAGCTGGATGCAGAATTTAATATCTGCTGGGCCAGACTTGAGGATTTCAGGGAAGATGTATATGGAAGTCTGGTTCTGAACATGGATGAAAAATATCTGAAAAAAGCGTGCAGATTTCTGGATTCACAAAATGTTACCTGGGAATTGATATGA
- a CDS encoding MetQ/NlpA family ABC transporter substrate-binding protein, whose product MKKKILSVFLAGLFLTGILSGCGSSSSATAPAGEAAAASTETAADTAADTAAAPASDGDKVIRVGATAVPHAEILDNVVKEVLAADGWTLETVVFSDYVLPNTSLESDELDANYFQTLGYMKQQNEDAGLHLAAVAGVHIEPMGIYSEKYSSLDEIPDGASIGIPNDPDNGLRAVDLLVQKGLLTSNGGFGTDDNYTEDSLTKDSEANPHGYVITPLEAASLALSLPDLDAAAINGNYALEADLPSSHPALDIEEFDDETTIKRTNFIVVKEGNETSEKTAALIKAIQSDKVKDYIEETYKGAVIASYIDAE is encoded by the coding sequence ATGAAAAAGAAAATTTTATCGGTTTTTCTGGCAGGACTTTTTTTAACGGGAATTCTTTCAGGCTGTGGCAGCAGCTCTTCAGCGACTGCTCCGGCTGGGGAGGCAGCTGCAGCTTCAACTGAAACTGCAGCAGATACAGCGGCAGATACAGCAGCAGCTCCGGCTTCTGATGGAGACAAGGTAATAAGGGTTGGGGCTACGGCAGTTCCACATGCTGAAATACTGGACAACGTAGTAAAGGAAGTGCTTGCAGCAGATGGTTGGACACTGGAGACTGTGGTTTTCTCGGATTACGTACTTCCAAATACATCACTTGAGTCGGATGAGCTTGATGCAAACTACTTCCAGACCCTGGGATATATGAAACAGCAGAATGAGGATGCCGGACTCCATCTTGCAGCAGTAGCGGGCGTTCACATTGAGCCTATGGGAATCTATTCAGAAAAATACAGTTCACTTGATGAAATTCCTGATGGGGCATCGATCGGTATCCCGAACGACCCGGATAATGGTCTCAGGGCAGTAGATCTGCTTGTACAGAAGGGTCTGCTGACATCTAACGGAGGATTTGGAACAGATGATAATTATACAGAGGATTCACTTACTAAGGACAGTGAGGCAAATCCTCATGGGTATGTGATAACACCGCTTGAAGCAGCGTCTCTTGCACTTTCACTGCCTGATCTTGATGCCGCAGCCATTAATGGAAACTATGCGCTTGAGGCAGATCTTCCTTCAAGCCATCCAGCACTTGATATTGAGGAATTTGATGACGAGACAACGATCAAAAGAACGAACTTTATTGTAGTTAAGGAAGGAAACGAGACTTCCGAAAAGACAGCGGCTCTTATTAAGGCTATTCAGTCTGATAAGGTCAAGGATTATATCGAGGAGACCTACAAGGGTGCTGTCATTGCTTCGTATATAGATGCGGAATAA
- a CDS encoding phosphatidylinositol-specific phospholipase C/glycerophosphodiester phosphodiesterase family protein gives MIKLEKIFLPFVIILLMTALTGCGDRFDSKGYDYSWLEKNRYICHALGSIDEYSYTNSKEAFLQNYEKGYRVFEIDIKITSDDELVLFHSWRNKDIKKILGIERDSDENKEPLSSEEFLGAKIYGKYTPLSFEDFTKIIKDYPDCYIVIDGKYGAEESEEISREYEKIYSTIMQYAPEMIDHFIPQIYFEDMLDMIMDVYSWNSIIYTWYGFDNDPEFEAAHEAEFAREKGIRVITLNEEREKELHESGELKEILLDKGFKCFVHTINDDSLADEYFSHGIYGIYTDSLLE, from the coding sequence ATGATAAAGCTTGAAAAAATCTTTCTGCCGTTTGTGATCATCCTGCTCATGACAGCGCTTACAGGCTGCGGTGACAGATTTGACAGTAAAGGTTATGATTACAGCTGGCTTGAAAAAAACAGATATATATGTCATGCACTTGGAAGTATAGACGAGTACAGTTATACGAATTCAAAAGAGGCATTTCTTCAAAATTATGAAAAGGGCTACAGAGTATTTGAAATTGATATAAAAATTACAAGTGACGATGAACTTGTGCTTTTTCATAGCTGGAGAAACAAGGATATAAAAAAGATCCTGGGAATAGAAAGGGACAGTGATGAAAACAAAGAACCCCTTTCATCTGAAGAGTTTCTTGGAGCAAAAATCTACGGGAAGTATACACCCCTTTCATTTGAGGATTTTACAAAGATCATAAAGGATTATCCGGACTGCTATATAGTGATCGATGGAAAGTACGGAGCCGAGGAGAGTGAGGAGATAAGCAGGGAATATGAAAAAATATACAGCACGATCATGCAGTATGCACCTGAAATGATAGATCATTTTATACCTCAGATTTATTTTGAAGATATGCTTGACATGATCATGGATGTATATTCATGGAATTCCATAATATATACATGGTATGGATTTGATAATGATCCGGAATTCGAGGCTGCCCATGAGGCTGAGTTTGCCAGGGAAAAAGGGATAAGGGTCATAACATTGAATGAAGAACGTGAAAAAGAACTCCATGAGAGTGGTGAACTTAAAGAAATACTTCTTGATAAGGGATTTAAGTGTTTTGTACATACGATAAATGATGACAGCCTTGCAGATGAATATTTCAGTCATGGGATTTACGGCATTTATACAGATTCGTTGCTGGAGTAA
- a CDS encoding LTA synthase family protein, which yields MKEKLRNTADWILLVIIPALVFYSTEYMIFNISDNIKLSMQIVNIVFFEIMAWLLIAVTGRVKAALRIEIVFFWFFALADAYVFIFRDSYIQPWDLFSFGTAMNVAGNYDYTPNTRMIIGTLCCVGLFVLTFFCNVDAKKIFKKTVLRIVTGIVALAAFAGLATGLQDTKFCKMIGFHEGKFRLYVTTQYNGYVMGFLNKMKYMSVEKPSGYSAAEEKNLLDETEPDMSGAEEEYPDIVVVMNEAFSDPKVDGNFTTNVDYMPFIHSLQDGGENSITGYVNVSVNGGNTPNSEFEFLTGNSMAFLPDGSIAYQSYVNKDIDALPWYLASLGYETIGMHDYESSGWNRENVYPHLGFDEIHFQDYFYQFNPTIVRDYISDKSLFDQIEYELDNRENPDSPVFSFSVTMQNHSGYDGDPENFERTVFVDGLDDLEDKYVKRLNNYLSLVKLSDEALQEFTEKLEKSDRKTIVVMFGDHQPSPSVLRKIYELNGNDYQELDEEANENIYRVPFVIWANYDIEEEHGVETSLNYLGNYMLRAAGIPLTKYRTLADKISDNIPILSAIRVVDKNGSSGPVEDNADKVIDYRKLQYYELFDDKDDYK from the coding sequence ATGAAAGAAAAATTAAGAAATACGGCGGACTGGATTCTGCTTGTGATTATTCCTGCACTTGTTTTTTATTCGACAGAATATATGATATTTAATATATCGGATAATATTAAGCTGAGCATGCAGATTGTAAATATAGTGTTTTTTGAGATCATGGCATGGCTTTTGATAGCCGTTACAGGCAGAGTGAAAGCGGCTCTGCGCATAGAGATCGTATTTTTCTGGTTTTTTGCACTTGCAGATGCTTATGTCTTTATATTCAGGGATTCATATATACAGCCATGGGATTTATTTTCTTTTGGAACTGCCATGAATGTTGCGGGTAATTACGACTACACACCGAATACACGGATGATCATCGGAACCCTGTGCTGTGTGGGACTTTTTGTATTGACATTTTTCTGTAACGTTGATGCAAAAAAGATATTTAAAAAGACAGTATTGAGAATTGTGACCGGAATAGTCGCTCTTGCCGCATTTGCAGGTCTGGCAACGGGTCTGCAGGATACAAAATTCTGTAAGATGATAGGTTTTCATGAGGGTAAGTTCAGATTATATGTTACTACCCAGTATAACGGATATGTAATGGGATTCTTAAATAAGATGAAATATATGTCCGTGGAAAAACCGTCAGGTTACAGTGCGGCAGAAGAAAAGAATCTGCTGGATGAAACAGAGCCGGATATGTCCGGGGCAGAGGAAGAGTATCCTGACATAGTCGTTGTAATGAACGAGGCTTTTTCAGATCCAAAAGTTGACGGGAATTTTACAACTAATGTGGATTACATGCCGTTTATCCATTCACTGCAGGATGGTGGAGAAAATTCCATAACAGGCTATGTTAATGTATCAGTCAATGGAGGAAATACGCCAAATTCTGAGTTTGAATTTCTTACCGGAAATTCAATGGCTTTTTTACCGGATGGAAGTATAGCCTATCAGTCATATGTAAATAAAGACATAGATGCCCTTCCATGGTATCTTGCATCGCTTGGATATGAGACGATCGGGATGCATGATTATGAGTCGAGCGGCTGGAACCGTGAAAATGTATATCCTCACCTTGGATTTGATGAAATTCACTTTCAGGATTATTTCTACCAGTTCAATCCAACGATCGTCAGGGATTACATCTCGGACAAAAGTCTTTTTGACCAGATAGAGTATGAGCTTGATAACAGGGAAAACCCTGATTCGCCGGTATTTTCCTTTTCAGTTACTATGCAGAACCATTCTGGATACGACGGCGATCCGGAGAATTTTGAAAGAACCGTTTTTGTTGATGGACTTGATGACCTTGAGGATAAATATGTTAAGAGACTTAATAATTACCTCTCGCTGGTCAAATTGTCGGATGAGGCTCTGCAGGAATTTACGGAAAAGCTTGAAAAGTCTGATAGAAAAACAATAGTTGTAATGTTTGGAGATCATCAGCCTTCACCTTCTGTTTTGAGGAAAATATATGAGCTTAACGGAAATGATTATCAGGAGCTTGACGAGGAAGCTAATGAGAATATATACAGAGTTCCCTTTGTTATATGGGCTAATTATGACATAGAGGAGGAACACGGAGTAGAGACCTCTCTTAATTATCTTGGCAATTATATGTTAAGGGCTGCGGGAATACCTCTTACAAAATATCGTACACTGGCTGATAAGATATCGGATAATATTCCTATTCTGTCGGCTATAAGGGTTGTGGACAAAAACGGGTCATCCGGTCCGGTGGAAGATAATGCCGATAAGGTGATTGATTACAGAAAATTACAGTATTATGAGCTTTTTGATGATAAGGATGATTATAAATGA
- a CDS encoding YfhO family protein, producing MLNKIKGIYAGLSKKKYAFFIEYSIVFTAVFLLCFWYFLYNHKSIIWEGDGLAQHYLALLYCSRFFKTIIGTFLSSHRLVIPMWDMSIGFGADIFTSMHYYGLGDPFTLLSAFIPEAHMDKFYCLLYFIKLYFAGLGAALFIKRHGAGKRPAIAGAMIYCFSVWGIFYCLHQYCFIVPLIWFPFVLMGVDNVLENKNPAGFILSLAAAAVSNFYFLYMIVVLAIGYAVFKYIVNEKKAEIRKILITVCRFLLFGAASMMIAAVILLPAVMTMMSSSRYSASVVVEPLYPLSYYLNYLKAFTGNTVPYSWTVYGYTPLAYLSIVTLFTIKGKYTKVKIATGVLIAFTLIPFAGYALNGFAYAANRWSWCLALLAAYVVALMIPYFEKLSRKQIIILTVSVLMYAFVTSVSFISRSKEGMSQTALLVAELLFIVLAVSSERKYNIRYLVAFLTVAGITVNAYYRFSEDGIDHGMKEYLGFSEANKILAEENADEITHGDEFYRIEEYDTPYQRNSSEIRGKYTTNYYLSMTGPYVPEFIMDIALNAERTYMYSNLDSRSILQALSSVKYLLVKEGSESKVPHGYHTTGESVESDDGKILAYEADNPLSLGYTYDSWVSEEDFEKMDPSERQEAMLNGVVLEESSFPKTDLDLKQKSVLKNIEENENIKIEDGKIYVAKDGASARLDIEETDNCELYFMITGLGFEEISNRDKYTDDEWKSLSPIERDEVKIQDISHTAEDNTNIAVSYGDIYRTFNYMNHRNIYYCGQDDYICNLGYIKESDGSEMRIHFKDAGVYDFSDIDVIAHSADDIEDGIEKLSEDMLENVEIGVNSISGNIDLDRGKILALSVPYSEGWTAYVDGKETELKCANDMYMAVELDAGEHDIYLSYETPYMRTGFILTVSGFVLFGLIEFIIMLKSLKTKASIY from the coding sequence ATGCTGGCTTAAGTAAAAAGAAATATGCGTTTTTTATTGAATACAGTATCGTTTTTACTGCAGTTTTTCTGCTTTGTTTCTGGTATTTCCTGTACAATCACAAATCTATCATATGGGAAGGGGACGGGCTTGCGCAGCATTATCTTGCACTCCTTTACTGCAGCAGGTTTTTCAAGACGATCATAGGAACTTTTCTCAGCAGTCACAGGCTTGTCATTCCTATGTGGGATATGTCTATAGGATTTGGTGCGGATATATTTACATCCATGCATTACTATGGGTTGGGAGATCCCTTTACGCTTCTGAGTGCATTTATTCCTGAAGCCCACATGGACAAGTTTTATTGTCTCCTTTATTTCATCAAGCTTTATTTTGCCGGGCTTGGAGCTGCATTATTCATAAAGAGGCATGGAGCGGGGAAGAGGCCTGCAATTGCAGGAGCGATGATATACTGCTTTTCGGTATGGGGAATCTTTTACTGTCTGCACCAGTACTGTTTTATCGTACCTTTGATATGGTTTCCGTTTGTACTCATGGGAGTAGATAATGTCCTTGAAAATAAAAATCCGGCAGGCTTTATCTTATCACTGGCAGCAGCTGCTGTAAGCAATTTTTATTTTCTCTATATGATAGTGGTGCTTGCGATAGGTTATGCGGTCTTTAAATATATCGTGAATGAGAAAAAGGCTGAAATAAGGAAAATACTGATCACAGTCTGCAGATTTCTGCTTTTTGGGGCAGCATCAATGATGATCGCGGCAGTGATCCTGCTCCCGGCAGTCATGACGATGATGTCATCGTCGAGATACAGTGCGTCTGTTGTCGTAGAGCCTTTATATCCTTTGAGCTATTACCTGAATTACCTGAAGGCATTTACAGGAAACACTGTTCCATATTCCTGGACAGTTTATGGATATACACCTTTGGCATATCTTTCGATAGTGACTCTTTTTACTATCAAAGGTAAATATACAAAGGTTAAGATAGCTACGGGAGTTTTGATCGCCTTCACACTGATACCTTTTGCCGGCTATGCGTTAAACGGATTTGCCTATGCAGCGAACAGGTGGAGCTGGTGTCTGGCTCTGCTTGCTGCGTATGTAGTGGCATTGATGATCCCGTATTTTGAAAAATTAAGCAGGAAACAGATAATAATACTCACTGTTTCGGTTCTGATGTATGCGTTTGTAACTTCAGTTTCGTTTATTTCCAGATCGAAGGAGGGAATGAGCCAGACAGCCCTGCTGGTCGCAGAACTGCTGTTTATAGTGCTGGCGGTCTCGTCAGAGAGAAAATACAATATCAGATATCTCGTGGCTTTCCTGACAGTAGCCGGGATAACGGTCAATGCTTATTACAGGTTTTCAGAAGATGGCATAGATCATGGAATGAAGGAATATCTCGGATTTTCAGAGGCTAATAAAATACTGGCAGAGGAAAATGCCGATGAGATAACCCATGGAGACGAATTTTACAGGATAGAGGAGTATGATACCCCTTATCAGAGAAACAGTTCGGAGATCAGGGGCAAATATACGACCAACTATTATCTGTCCATGACCGGTCCCTATGTTCCGGAATTTATCATGGATATTGCGCTAAATGCTGAAAGAACCTATATGTATTCGAATCTTGACAGCAGGAGTATCCTGCAGGCACTTTCTTCAGTGAAATACCTGCTGGTGAAGGAGGGAAGTGAGTCAAAGGTTCCGCATGGCTATCATACTACCGGGGAATCGGTGGAGAGTGATGACGGGAAAATCCTTGCCTATGAGGCTGATAATCCTTTATCACTCGGATATACATATGACAGCTGGGTAAGTGAGGAGGATTTTGAAAAAATGGATCCGTCCGAAAGGCAGGAGGCAATGCTGAACGGTGTCGTGCTGGAGGAATCCTCATTTCCAAAGACAGACCTGGATCTTAAGCAGAAAAGCGTCCTCAAAAATATAGAAGAAAACGAAAACATAAAAATAGAGGACGGCAAAATATATGTAGCCAAGGATGGGGCATCGGCACGCCTGGATATAGAGGAAACAGATAACTGTGAGCTGTATTTCATGATCACGGGTCTTGGCTTTGAGGAGATCAGCAACAGGGACAAGTACACTGATGATGAATGGAAAAGCCTTTCACCGATAGAGCGTGACGAGGTGAAGATCCAGGATATCTCCCATACGGCAGAGGATAATACCAACATAGCAGTATCATATGGGGATATCTACAGGACGTTTAACTATATGAACCACAGGAACATATATTATTGCGGACAGGATGATTATATCTGTAATCTTGGATACATAAAGGAGTCAGATGGCAGTGAGATGAGGATTCACTTTAAGGATGCAGGTGTCTATGATTTCAGTGATATAGATGTCATAGCACATAGTGCGGATGACATAGAGGATGGTATAGAGAAACTGTCAGAGGATATGCTGGAAAATGTGGAAATCGGTGTGAACAGTATCAGCGGAAACATAGATCTGGACAGAGGGAAGATCCTTGCATTGTCTGTTCCTTATTCGGAAGGCTGGACAGCATATGTGGATGGAAAGGAAACTGAGCTTAAATGTGCAAATGACATGTATATGGCTGTAGAGCTTGATGCCGGAGAACACGATATTTATTTAAGCTATGAGACTCCCTATATGAGAACCGGGTTTATATTGACAGTTTCAGGATTTGTACTGTTTGGACTCATAGAATTTATCATAATGCTGAAAAGCCTTAAAACGAAAGCGTCAATATATTAG